A single Fusarium oxysporum Fo47 chromosome IV, complete sequence DNA region contains:
- a CDS encoding glycoside hydrolase superfamily: MYDPKEWVDLFAETGARYIVPVTKHHEGFALFNTSNTISKRSSMHYGPKRDLTGALLDAAAQYQPHIRRGTYFSMAEWFNPSYYGYRNSNPRWGGGCFGSNDTNPYDGSKVEYTGYVPVKDFVTDIQLPQMRELAYNYNTELMWCDIGGPNNSTVFVSEWLNWARTQGRQIAFNSRCGLNGDFDTPEYLTPASSIGYRTNGNTVVRKWETNRGMDPFSFGYNYQTPDNQYLNGNDIIHSLVDTVSKNGNLLLDIGPTHNGSIAQIMQNGLRDGGSWLVPHGEAIYDTRFWSATPGTGNLRYTITKDAFYIFYLTQPPSTLTISDPVPWLPGDTVTALGGSAHGTVIPTTRTSSGLVLQVPQLAISGDKYVWCFKVSYTSKW; encoded by the exons ATGTATGATCCAAAAGAGTGGGTCGATCTCTTCGCGGAAACTGGTGCTCGCTACATAGTACCTGTGACGA AACATCATGAGGGTTTTGCGCTCTTCAACACGTCGAATACCATTAGCAAACGGTCATCTATGCATTACGGCCCAAAGCGAGATCTAACTGGTGCTCTTTTAGACGCTGCAGCCCAATATCAACCACATATTAGACGCGGCACATATTTCAGCATGGCTGAATGGTTCAATCCATCTTATTATGGGTATAGGAACTCAAATCCCAGATGGGGCGGCGGCTGCTTTGGCTCCAATGACACCAACCCATACGATGGTTCGAAAGTCGAGTACACTGGGTACGTGCCGGTCAAGGACTTTGTCACGGACATCCAGCTGCCTCAAATGAGGGAACTAGCATATAATTACAATACTGAGCTAATGTGGTGCGATATTGGTGGCCCGAATAATTCTACTGTTTTTGTTTCGGAGTGGTTGAACTGGGCTCGTACTCAAGGTCGACAAATAGCATTTAATTCTCGCTGTGGCCTCAACGGAGACTTCGATACACCTGAGTAT CTAACTCCGGCATCATCTATTGGATATCGCACAAATGGCAATACTGTAGTCAGAAAGTGGGAGACCAACCGTGGTATGGATCCCTTTTCATTTGGTTACAACTATCAGACGCCCGATAATCAGTACCTTAACGGCAATGATATCATCCACAGTCTAGTAGACACTGTCAGCAAAAACGGTAATCTCCTGCTAGATATCGGTCCGACACACAATGGTAGTATTGCTCAGATTATGCAGAATGGTCTACGGGACGGCGGCAGCTGGCTTGTCCCTCACGGCGAGGCTATTTACGATACTCGATTCTGGAGCGCCACTCCTGGAACTGGCAATCTTCGTTATACTATAACCAAGGATGCTTTCTACATCTTCTATCTCACTCAGCCGCCTTCGACACTAACTATCTCAGACCCAGTCCCTTGGCTGCCAGGAGATACCGTTACTGCCCTCGGCGGGAGCGCGCATGGTACTGTTATTCCAACGACACGTACCTCGTCTGGACTGGTCCTACAAGTCCCTCAGTTGGCAATCAGTGGTGATAAGTATGTTTGGTGCTTTAAGGTTTCTTACACAAGTAAATGGTAG
- a CDS encoding L-Aspartase-like protein, whose product MAIITNSCCTEEMSNRVQAKHPHSSLTDARLQTRASSLLVTHVNKVELDDELVSIDQYVLTDLAHAVMLTRTGIFDAHHGQNMVKTLLSLRAGDTASMLASKPEVGTLGLQIENYLERELGPRGRDIQRARSRIDQKATNWRLINRASLTEVVQGLVALGSQILETAEHYAGALMPGYTHLQHSQPTTIDHYLNAHYWAVSRNLSRLFEAYDRLNLSPLGGAAYSGTSWPIDRTATAHYLGFDRPVYNARDAGFAALDMGAELAGVLAATLSGISRLASDLNYWSSSEVGLVRIHSSLCGTSSMMPQKRNPMVLERIRGLAGSAVGWSASQLGVMHTATSTDVDQSYIHNLLPSQCFETAGAISLLREVIATVEFDLPAMQKSSGQHWSTASAVADSLV is encoded by the coding sequence ATGGCGATAATAACTAACAGTTGCTGCACCGAGGAGATGAGCAATAGAGTACAGGCAAAGCACCCTCACTCATCACTCACCGATGCGCGACTCCAGACTCGTGCATCATCGCTGCTGGTCACACACGTGAACAAGGTTGAGTTGGACGATGAGCTTGTCAGCATAGACCAATATGTGCTGACTGACCTTGCACACGCCGTCATGCTCACGCGCACCGGCATCTTCGATGCCCACCATGGTCAAAACATGGTCAAGACTCTGCTGAGCCTACGAGCCGGCGATACGGCTTCGATGCTCGCCTCAAAGCCAGAAGTGGGCACTCTCGGCCTTCAGATTGAAAACTACCTGGAGCGCGAACTGGGCCCGCGCGGTCGCGACATCCAACGCGCCCGAAGCCGTATCGATCAAAAGGCCACAAACTGGCGCCTCATCAACCGTGCAAGTCTCACGGAGGTGGTTCAAGGGCTCGTTGCATTGGGTTCCCAGATCCTAGAGACTGCGGAGCACTACGCCGGCGCTCTGATGCCCGGCTACACTCACTTGCAGCATTCTCAACCTACAACCATCGATCATTACCTCAACGCTCATTATTGGGCCGTATCGCGCAACCTGTCTCGACTCTTCGAAGCATACGACCGACTGAACCTAAGTCCACTGGGAGGCGCTGCCTATAGCGGCACCTCGTGGCCCATCGATCGCACTGCCACGGCTCACTACCTCGGCTTCGACCGCCCCGTCTACAATGCCCGTGATGCCGGTTTTGCTGCGCTCGACATGGGTGCAGAGCTCGCAGGCGTGCTTGCCGCTACGCTCTCCGGCATTAGCCGTCTAGCCTCCGACCTCAACTACTGGTCCTCCAGCGAAGTAGGGTTGGTGCGGATTCACTCCTCTTTGTGTGGCACATCGAGCATGATGCCCCAGAAGCGTAACCCCATGGTCCTCGAGCGTATCCGGGGACTTGCCGGCTCAGCTGTTGGCTGGTCTGCCAGCCAGCTTGGGGTCATGCACACGGCCACTTCAACCGATGTCGATCAGTCCTATATCCATAATCTTCTTCCCAGCCAATGTTTCGAGACGGCTGGGGCCATTTCTTTGTTACGCGAGGTCATTGCTACTGTCGAGTTTGATCTGCCTGCTATGCAAAAGTCATCCG
- a CDS encoding glycoside hydrolase superfamily — protein sequence MGSQQFDESIRGALPRDFIWGFATAAAQVEGAWNKDGKGVSIWDTFAHTPGKVKDDSTGDDAVKSYDLYKTDVEWLRKYNVTGYRFSLSWSRIIPMGGKDDPVNEEGISYYNRLIDELLANNITPFVTLFHWDIPQALEDRYGGMLNKDAYTPDFVRYARVCFERFGDRVKDWITYNEPGVYSLAGYAAGVHAPGRSSFRDRNEEGDSSTEPFIVSHTELVSHAYVADMYKRDFKPTQKGKIMITLHGNWSEPWDVDDPLDQEAAERAREFEIAWFGDPLYKTGDYPESMREQLGDRLPRFTPEESKLVLGSSEFYGMNSYSAFYVRHRDGPADINDHLGNVEKLDENKKGEWRGPMGDTYWLRTTPWGWGKLLRWIWNRYGIPIYITENGTTAQGEHDWKPNGPDDVLEDPFRVDFYKSYLTEVAKASREGVVIKSYFGWTFTDNWEWAAGFSDRFGATWIDFEAEDKTRYAKRSGYFLGEFFNHLISRD from the coding sequence ATGGGTTCTCAGCAATTTGACGAGTCCATCAGAGGTGCCTTACCTCGTGACTTTATCTGGGGTTTTGCCACAGCGGCAGCCCAAGTTGAAGGCGCATGGAACAAGGACGGCAAAGGTGTTTCGATATGGGATACCTTCGCGCATACTCCAGGCAAGGTCAAAGATGACAGCACTGGTGACGATGCTGTGAAGTCTTATGATCTTTACAAGACTGATGTTGAGTGGCTTCGCAAGTACAATGTTACAGGTTATCGGTTCTCACTTTCATGGTCGCGAATCATCCCTATGGGCGGGAAGGATGACCCTGTTAATGAGGAGGGTATATCATACTACAATCGCTTGATCGACGAGCTTCTTGCAAACAACATTACTCCATTCGTCACGCTCTTTCACTGGGACATCCCTCAGGCTTTGGAAGATCGTTACGGTGGCATGCTCAACAAAGATGCATACACTCCTGACTTTGTTCGTTATGCCCGGGTATGTTTTGAGAGGTTCGGCGACCGTGTAAAGGACTGGATCACATACAATGAGCCTGGCGTCTATTCCCTTGCTGGTTATGCCGCCGGAGTACACGCTCCAGGCCGATCCAGTTTTCGTGACCGCAATGAAGAAGGGGACAGCAGCACAGAACCCTTCATTGTCAGTCACACGGAACTTGTGTCGCATGCATACGTTGCCGACATGTATAAGCGCGATTTTAAACCCACCCAAAAAGGCAAAATCATGATTACCCTCCATGGCAATTGGTCTGAGCCCTGGGATGTCGATGATCCGCTAGACCAAGAAGCAGCGGAACGAGCAAGAGAGTTCGAAATCGCCTGGTTTGGCGACCCTTTGTACAAGACAGGAGATTACCCAGAGTCCATGCGTGAACAGCTGGGTGACCGTCTTCCCAGATTTACACCAGAAGAAAGCAAGCTTGTACTAGGAAGTTCAGAGTTTTATGGCATGAACTCTTACTCAGCTTTCTACGTCCGTCATCGTGACGGACCTGCTGATATTAACGACCATTTGGGCAACGTCGAAAAGCTTGATGAGAATAAGAAAGGAGAATGGCGAGGACCTATGGGCGACACATACTGGCTGCGAACAACTCCCTGGGGCTGGGGAAAGTTGCTGCGATGGATCTGGAATCGCTATGGCATACCAATCTACATTACTGAGAATGGTACCACGGCACAGGGTGAACATGATTGGAAGCCAAATGGTCCTGATGATGTTTTGGAAGATCCCTTCAGGGTTGACTTTTACAAGAGCTACCTCACCGAAGTCGCCAAGGCATCACGGGAAGGTGTTGTAATCAAGTCGTACTTTGGATGGACATTTACAGATAACTGGGAATGGGCTGCTGGTTTCTCAGATCGGTTTGGGGCAACGTGGATCGATTTCGAGGCTGAGGATAAGACGAGGTATGCTAAGAGGTCTGGGTACTTCCTTGGGGAATTTTTCAATCATCTCATTAGCAGGGATTGA
- a CDS encoding major facilitator superfamily domain-containing protein, giving the protein MSRSNTPALSRAGSRSSLWRSWSPMLEDLVNYEKSRENYPWLIRDHDQDTSYDSNRSGRPRPLASLAEDPDVVSQSDQSRKSSEDLERHPVPEPLLLPQDEDPNLVTWDGPHDPSNPHNWTKRKKWLSTILVSCFTFISPVSSTMLAPALPDLAKQFKISSDFETYLLMSIFLLAYAIGPFLLAPLSEMFGRVVVLQSANMFYLIFNTADDLQAAGYLTQHLNWRWIFWVVSIADALVQILAFLFLQETYPPKILKVKARKLRKITGNRLLHTEFEQRDRTFLSLLLTNLKRPFKMLFTQPAIQITALYRAYLYGLMYLVFASFPMVWEQQYNQEPGRASLNYVSLGIGFVIGLQVSGPLIDKVYAMLKTRYNHPGRPEFRVPLMFPTAVITPAGLVLYGVSAHLKLHWIIPNVGTAIFSAGLILSFQCAQTYIIDSYERYAASATGAAAFVRTMAGFSFPLFAPAMYKRLGIAWGNGLLAGTAMLICLVAPIVLWRHGEWIRRKSPYCAG; this is encoded by the exons ATGAGCAGAAGCAATACTCCAGCGCTCTCAAGAGCTGGCTCTCGTTCCTCTCTTTGGAGGTCCTGGAGTCCCATGCTCGAAGACTTGGTCAACTATGAGAAGTCGCGTGAGAATTACCCCTGGCTGATACGTGACCATGACCAAGACACAAGTTATGACTCGAACCGTTCGGGTCGTCCAAGGCCACTAGCGTCTCTTGCAGAAGACCCTGATGTCGTGAGCCAGTCAGACCAATCTAGAAAGTCGTCTGAAGATTTGGAGCGTCATCCAGTCCCTGAGCCTCTTCTCTTACCTCAAGATGAGGACCCGAACCTG GTAACCTGGGATGGTCCCCATGATCCCTCCAATCCACACAATTGGACCAAACGCAAGAAATGGCTCTCGACAATTCTTGTCTCCTGCTTCACATTCATCTCACCAGTCTCTTCAACCATGCTGGCACCAGCCTTGCCGGATTTGGCCAAACAGTTCAAGATCTCATCTGACTTTGAGACATACCTTCTCATGtccatcttcctcttggCTTATGCAATTGGTCCCTTTTTGCTCGCTCCCTTGTCGGAGATGTTTGGCAGAGTTGTTGTTCTTCAGTCTGCAAACATGTTCTATCTGATCTTCAACACT GCTGACgatcttcaagctgctgGCTACCTCACCCAGCACCTGAACTGGCGCTGGATATTTTGGGTGGTCTCCATAGCCGATGCTTTGGTTCAGATCCTCGCGTTCCTGTTCTTGCAAGAGACTTACCCACCCAAGattctcaaggtcaaggccagAAAGCTTCGCAAGATAACTGGCAACAGGCTTCTTCATACCGAGTTTGAACAGAGAGATCGAACATTCCTTTCTTTACTCTTGACCAACTTGAAGAGACCGTTCAAGATGCTCTTTACGCAGCCTGCTATACAAATTACGGCTCTGTACAGAGCATATTTGTATGGCCTCATGTATCTTGT TTTTGCATCCTTTCCCATGGTTTGGGAACAACAATACAACCAAGAACCCGGTCGCGCCAGTTTGAACTATGTCTCTCTTGGTATTGGATTTGTCATCGGGCTTCAGGTGTCCGGTCCCCTGATTGATAAA GTTTATGCAATGCTCAAGACTCGGTATAACCATCCTGGGCGACCTGAATTTCGCGTACCCCTGATGTTCCCAACCGCGGTTATCACGCCAGCGGGTCTCGTTCTATACGGGGTCTCCGCACATCTGAAACTCCACTGGATCATCCCAAATGTCGGAACAGCAATCTTTTCTGCGGGACTAATTCTGTCGTTCCAATGTGCTCAAACGTACATCATTGACTCGTATGAGCGATATGCCGCCAGCGCGACTGGAGCAGCAGCTTTTGTCCGTACCATGGCTGGTTTTAGCTTTCCTTTGTTTGCGCCGGCTATGTATAAGCGCCTTGGGATTGCGTGGGGAAATGGTCTACTTGCGGGTACAGCCATGTTGATCTGTCTTGTGGCGCCGATTGTGCTTTGGCGTCATGGGGAGTGGATTCGAAGGAAGAGCCCTTACTGCGCAGGATAG
- a CDS encoding general substrate transporter, with translation MPIQARRASFERHNIYQDVQADANKSGVAVEEIVTARITEDHLITKSREALSLKSKAGFRIFLIMVTMGFNQAAYGIDWGVISSINSNTYWHDYFGFANSGSTLGVINALMTIGNFCGAPFLSVADKIGRRSVNFLGCFLTIVASLIQCFAPNVKVFMFGRFVLGFGTALCTSSQYIAEVAPPHIRGHIVGIFGAFFQVGSLAIVGIMMGFTHWESNWSWRVAFLIQAIFPFFVCVTIYWFCPESPRYMIMKGQREKARTMISKYFTSSEDPNHPFVETMIAQIDESIETSAVGFRAVWDFRVFFTKAVGFRTFVLLLYSIFQQWNGGGIIGLYMDPALQTIGITKKLDVLGITLGLTATYFVFTLFGAYIIEYFRRRTLIFVGLICIIIAQTAVTITSWRVNVQGDRYLSYLTVVWIYCFQVCSASFIATMHNLYPVELLSLPLRAKGMALYTMFQGAAGVVHNYGISVGIQKVGYKIWAVYIAYNLIQLVVAYFIFPETGKLNLEEIDHIFETKNTNPTKLSVKVADAKWASIKEEKRLARNSPTVA, from the exons ATGCCTATCCAGGCACGAAGAGCCTCTTTCGAGCGCCATAACATTTACCAAGATGTCCAAGCTGATGCAAACAAGTCGGGTGTCGCTGTCGAAGAGATCGTCACAGCGCGGATCACCGAAGACCATCTGATCACCAAGTCTCGGGAAGCTTTGTCTCTCAAGTCCAAAGCTGGCTTTCGCATCTTTCTCATCATGGTGACCATGGGCTTCAATCAAGCTGC ATATGGTATCGACTGGGGTGTTATCAGCAGCATCAACTCCAACACCTATTGGCATGACTACTTCGGTTTCGCAAACAGCGGCTCGACACTCGGTGTCATCAACGCTCTCATGACCATTGGCAACTTTTGCGGCGCTCCATTCCTCAGTGTTGCGGATAAGATTGGTCGTCGCAGCGTCAACTTTCTCGGCTGTTTCCTCACTATTGTTGCTTCTCTCATTCAGTGCTTTGCCCCGAATGTCAAGGTCTTTATGTTTGGCCGCTTTGTCCTTGGCTTTGGTACCGCGCTTTGCACGAGCTCGCAGTACATCGCAGAAGTTGCACCCCCTCATATCCGTGGACA CATCGTTGGAATCTTTGGTGCCTTCTTCCAGGTTGGCTCTCTTGCCATCGTCGGTATCATGATGGGATTTACTCACTGGGAAAGTAACTGGAGCTGGAGAGTGGCGTTCCTTATCCAAGCCatctttcctttttttgTGTGCGTCACTATCTACTGGTTCTGCCCCGAATCACCACGATACATGATCATGAAGGGCCAGAGAGAAAAGGCTCGCACCATGATCTCGAAGTACTTTACTTCCTCGGAAGACCCGAACCACCCATTTGTCGAGACCATGATAGCTCAGATTGATGAGTCCATTGAGACTTCTGCGGTTGGATTCCGTGCTGTGTGGGACTTTAGAGTCTTCTTTACCAAGGCCGTCGGCTTTCGAACCtttgtccttctcctctATTCGATCTTCCAACAGTGGAATG GTGGCGGCATCATTGGACTCTATATGGACCCAGCGCTCCAAACAATCGGCATtaccaagaagctcgatgTCCTGGGCATCACACTAGGTCTGACTGCCACTTACTTTGTGTTCACTCTCTTTGGTGCATACATTATCGAATATTTCCGCCGACGAACTCTGATCTTTGTGGGTTTAATATGTATCATCATTGCGCAAACCGCTGTCACAATTACAAGCTGGCGAGTCAATGTGCAAGGAGACAGGTACCTGTCTTATCTTACAGTTGTCTGGATCTACTGTTTCCAAGTCTGCAGCGCGTCTTTTATAGCGACGATGCACAACTTGTACCCGGTTGAACTATTGTCTCTGCCTTTGAGAGCAAAGGGAATGGCACTGTACACGATGTTCCAG GGTGCTGCGGGCGTCGTCCACAATTACGGCATTTCAGTTGGGATCCAGAAAGTCGGATACAAGATTTGGGCCGTCTACATTGCCTACAACCTCATCCAGCTTGTCGTGGCTTACTTCATCTTCCCCGAGACTGGAAAGCTCAATCTGGAAGAAATTGACCACATTTTTGAAACCAAGAATACTAACCCCACCAAGCTGAGTGTCAAGGTTGCAGACGCTAAATGGGCTTCGATCAAGGAGGAAAAGAGGCTGGCTCGTAACAGTCCCACGGTAGCTTAG
- a CDS encoding glycerate kinase, with protein MGSTVATPSMRVLVCPSGFKGSLQPSEAADCIEAGILAVEPNASVRKVPLVDGGEGFTQAIVTATGGSLHRVPVVGPVGVQITSFFGLLGRKEHEPTTAVLEMAAAAGLSLVPPSSRNPGKTTTFGVGQLILAALDAGVTRILVGCGDSGTCDGGAGMLQALGARLLDVQGRVLPLAGGGESLLDLGSIDLSGVDKRVFKAKIDVAVNWHNVLCGPDGVANVFGPQKGSTPEQAARLSLAMEKLADVATGILCDKNVRLAPGGGASGGLGTGLRLVGATLRPRYEVIMQYINLHSIFDDCDLVLTAEGGIDDQTPRGKIPAEVARLAKKHGLPVIAIAGTIGQGARVNYDIGIDAFTCIIQRPMSLDDAVLEAEKLTRESAETVMRIVVVGRMLGKSP; from the coding sequence ATGGGCTCTACTGTTGCTACACCAAGTATGAGAGTCCTTGTCTGTCCATCTGGCTTCAAGGGTAGCCTCCAGCCCAGTGAGGCTGCAGACTGTATTGAAGCGGGGATCCTCGCCGTTGAACCTAATGCCTCGGTCCGCAAGGTTCCGTTGGTTGATGGAGGCGAGGGTTTCACGCAGGCCATTGTCACAGCAACAGGAGGTTCATTGCATCGAGTCCCTGTTGTCGGACCTGTAGGAGTTCAGATCACGTCATTCTTTGGTCTGCTGGGTCGCAAAGAGCATGAGCCAACCACGGCTGTCCTTGAaatggctgctgctgctggcctgAGCTTAGTCCCGCCCAGTAGTCGCAATCCAGGCAAGACAACAACATTTGGTGTTGGCCAACTCATCCTTGCTGCCCTTGATGCTGGAGTCACCCGCATTCTGGTTGGATGCGGTGACTCTGGGACGTGTGATGGTGGTGCAGGGATGCTTCAAGCCCTAGGTGCAAGACTGCTTGATGTCCAAGGGCGTGTTTTACCTTTGGCCGGAGGTGGCGAATCACTCTTGGACCTTGGTTCTATTGACCTTTCTGGAGTCGATAAACGTGTCTTCAAAGCCAAAATTGACGTTGCCGTGAATTGGCATAACGTGCTTTGCGGACCAGACGGAGTGGCAAATGTCTTTGGTCCCCAGAAAGGATCAACGCCAGAGCAGGCCGCTCGCCTCAGTCTTGCCATGGAAAAGTTGGCAGACGTTGCTACTGGCATTCTTTGTGACAAGAACGTACGACTGGCTCCTGGCGGCGGTGCTTCGGGAGGTCTTGGAACAGGCTTGCGCTTGGTAGGAGCTACACTCAGGCCCAGATACGAGGTCATTATGCAGTACATCAACCTGCACAGTATATTTGACGACTGCGATCTTGTACTCACTGCGGAGGGGGGCATTGACGATCAAACTCCGAGGGGTAAGATCCCTGCAGAAGTTGCCAGACTCGCAAAGAAACATGGACTTCCAGTGATTGCCATCGCTGGTACGATTGGGCAGGGCGCCAGAGTGAACTATGATATCGGGATTGATGCTTTTACATGTATTATTCAGCGTCCAATGAGTCTGGACGATGCGGTTTTGGAAGCGGAGAAATTGACGAGGGAGAGTGCCGAGACGGTCATGAGAATCGTTGTGGTTGGGCGGATGCTGGGCAAATCCCCTTGA
- a CDS encoding Six-hairpin glycosidase-like protein, whose protein sequence is MDEGESSDTDKGMLLHYAAPASSWSEALPIGNGRLGAMVYGRTSTELLQLNEDSVWYGGPQDRTPRDAHSHLATLRQLIRDERHKDAEDLVKEAFFATPSSMRHYEPLGQCKIEFDHDESEVIDYTRYLDLNTSQVTTRYKFDGISYRRDTIASFPDSVLAVQVQASEKSRFVVRLNRQSENEGETNEYLDSIFAQDSRIVLNATPGGANSNRLSLVLGVSCGPGDGTVKAVGNCLIVNATKCVIAIGAHTTFRKEDPERSALLNVDDALRRPWDVLVRRHRSDYTNLFGRMSLRLFPDANHLPTNKRIVSNRDPGLVALYHNYGRYLLISSSRNSDKALPATLQGIWNPSFSPPWGSKFTININLQMNYWPAIPCSLIQCALPLINLLERMAERGKRTAKMMYNCKGWCAHHNTDIWADTDPQDRWMPATIWPLGGAWLCTDVVRMLIYQYEPTLHCRIAPILEGCVQFLLDFLITSACGRYLVTNPSLSPENSFVSQSGETGIFCEGSVIDMAIVRIAFESFLWSISILDPDHPRRNDVIAALDKLPPMSLNKDGLIQEWGLKNHKEAEPGHRHVSHLFGLYPDDSISMDSSPLLIKAAKKVLARRAEHGGGHTGWSRAWLLNLHARLRDSEGCESHMDLLLKTSTLPNMLDNHPPFQIDGNFGGCAGILECLVQSTLRSEPSRQVVVIHLLPSLPSSWAGGKLTHVRAMGGWLVSLEWKEGKLIEPLRVEATVLQAPDALVVFPNGEKVYVSSKKVGPQSIWHK, encoded by the coding sequence ATGGACGAAGGCGAGTCAAGTGACACAGACAAAGGCATGCTCTTGCATTATGCCGCCCCCGCATCTTCGTGGTCTGAGGCTCTTCCAATTGGCAACGGGCGGCTGGGAGCTATGGTCTACGGGCGAACGTCGACCGAACTGCTCCAACTCAATGAGGACTCTGTTTGGTATGGCGGCCCGCAAGACAGAACGCCTCGAGATGCGCACAGTCATTTAGCTACTCTCAGACAATTGATCAGAGATGAGAGGCACAAGGATGCAGAAGATCTCGTCAAAGAGGCCTTCTTTGCTACGCCATCGAGCATGAGACACTACGAGCCACTGGGTCAATGCAAGATTGAGTTTGATCACGACGAGAGTGAGGTGATCGATTACACACGATATCTCGACCTAAACACTTCCCAAGTCACAACACGTTACAAATTCGATGGTATATCTTATCGCCGCGATACAATTGCCAGCTTTCCAGATAGTGTACTCGCcgtccaagtccaagcatCTGAAAAGAGCCGTTTCGTTGTACGGTTGAATCGACAGAGCGAGAATGAGGGAGAGACCAACGAGTACCTTGACAGCATCTTCGCGCAAGACTCACGAATCGTTCTCAACGCAACACCTGGTGGTGCAAACAGCAATCGCCTATCTCTCGTTCTTGGAGTTTCCTGCGGACCTGGCGATGGGACTGTCAAGGCAGTTGGAAATTGCCTGATTGTCAATGCGACAAAATGTGTTATCGCCATTGGGGCGCATACCACGTTCAGAAAAGAGGATCCCGAAAGATCGGCTCTTTTaaatgttgatgatgctctcCGACGACCATGGGATGTTCTCGTTCGCCGCCATCGATCCGATTACACCAACCTCTTTGGCCGAATGTCCCTTCGGCTATTCCCTGACGCGAACCATCTACCAACGAATAAGAGAATCGTCAGCAATAGAGACCCGGGTCTAGTTGCTCTGTATCACAACTACGGACGATATCTACTCATTTCTTCAAGTCGAAACTCTGACAAAGCCCTACCGGCAACATTGCAGGGGATATGGAATCCTTCCTTTTCGCCACCCTGGGGATCAAAATTCACCATCAATATAAACCTTCAAATGAACTACTGGCCAGCCATCCCATGCAGTCTCATCCAGTGTGCTTTACCACTAATTAACCTTCTCGAACGCATGGCGGAAAGAGGCAAAAGaacagccaagatgatgTACAACTGCAAGGGATGGTGCGCGCATCACAACACAGACATATGGGCTGATACAGACCCTCAAGATCGGTGGATGCCTGCTACTATCTGGCCGCTTGGAGGGGCTTGGCTGTGTACCGATGTTGTCAGAATGCTCATATATCAGTACGAGCCCACCCTTCACTGTCGCATTGCTCCTATCCTCGAAGGCTGCGTTCAGTTCCTTCTTGACTTTCTCATTACGTCCGCTTGCGGCAGATACTTGGTTACCAACCCATCCTTGTCCCCAGAAAACAGCTTTGTGTCTCAGTCAGGAGAGACAGGAATCTTCTGTGAAGGGTCTGTAATCGATATGGCAATTGTGCGCATTGCGTTTGAGAGTTTCCTCTGGAGCATCAGTATCCTCGATCCAGATCATCCACGAAGGAACGATGTCATCGCAGCCCTCGATAAGCTACCGCCCATGTCGCTGAATAAAGATGGACTCATACAGGAATGGGGCTTGAAGAACCACAAAGAAGCTGAACCCGGACACCGCCATGTATCTCATCTCTTTGGACTATACCCCGATGACTCTATCAGCATGGACTCGTCGCCGCTCCTGATCAAGGCTGCGAAGAAGGTTCTTGCGAGGAGAGCGGAGCACGGAGGAGGGCATACAGGTTGGAGTAGGGCGTGGCTACTGAACCTTCACGCCCGTCTCCGAGACTCGGAAGGTTGCGAAAGCCACATGGATCTGTTGTTGAAAACATCCACATTACCAAACATGCTGGATAATCATCCTCCATTCCAGATTGACGGAAACTTTGGCGGATGTGCTGGGATCTTGGAGTGTCTGGTCCAATCTACGCTACGATCCGAACCATCGAGGCAGGTCGTTGTGATACATCTACTTCCGAGCTTACCGTCGTCTTGGGCAGGTGGCAAGTTGACTCATGTCAGAGCTATGGGAGGATGGCTTGTTTCTCTCGAGTGGAAGGAAGGCAAGCTGATAGAACCGCTGCGAGTTGAAGCGACTGTGCTTCAGGCTCCAGACGCACTCGTCGTGTTTCCTAATGGGGAAAAGGTTTATGTTTCAAGTAAGAAAGTTGGCCCACAAAGTATATGGCACAAATAA